From a single Capsicum annuum cultivar UCD-10X-F1 chromosome 12, UCD10Xv1.1, whole genome shotgun sequence genomic region:
- the LOC107849567 gene encoding purine permease 3, whose amino-acid sequence MEEGKLGTNMKRILLLINCLFLSVGVCGGPLMMRLYFVEGGARLWFNSWLQTGGWPLTFIPLTILYFYRQKSEGSDTKFYFITPRIFVASFLIGVLTGLDAYLYSWGGSKLPVSTSSLLLAPQLAFTAIGAYFIVKQKFTSYSINAVVLLIVGAVLLGIRANGDRPEGVTSKEYAIGFIMTALAAALYGVILPFIELIYVKVKQAITVTLVLEIQMVMCFAATAFCTIGMIANKDFQAISREAKQYNLGEARYYIVVIWSAIIWQCFFVGAVGVIYLSSSLMSGVLIAVLLPVTEVLGVIFFNEKFSGEKGLSLFLSLWGFVSYFYGEFKQTKKLKNKNQENEMAKMQNEHV is encoded by the exons ATGGAAGAAGGAAAATTAGGCACCAATATGAAGAGGATCCTCCTCTTGATAAATTGTTTATTTCTCTCTGTTGGTGTTTGTGGTGGTCCTCTAATGATGCGtttatattttgttgaaggtGGTGCAAGACTTTGGTTTAATAGCTGGTTACAAACTGGTGGATGGCCACTCACTTTTATACCTCTAACTATCCTATACTTCTATAGACAAAAATCTGAGGGCTCGGATACCAAGTTTTACTTTATAACACCTCGAATTTTTGTTGCATCGTTTCTCATAGGTGTCCTCACGGGGCTTGACGCTTACCTCTATTCATGGGGCGGGTCAAAACTCCCCGTGTCTACTTCTTCGCTTCTATTGGCCCCTCAACTAGCCTTCACGGCTATAGGTGCTTACTTTATCGTGAAGCAAAAGTTCACATCGTACTCTATAAACGCGGTGGTTCTATTGATAGTTGGAGCGGTTTTATTGGGTATTCGGGCGAATGGTGATCGTCCGGAGGGCGTGACTAGTAAAGAGTATGCTATTGGTTTTATTATGACTGCTTTGGCTGCAGCTTTGTATGGAGTCAttttgccttttattgagttgatttatgtgAAGGTAAAACAGGCTATTACTGTTACGTTGGTATTGGAGATTCAAATGGTCATGTGTTTCGCTGCTACTGCTTTTTGCACCATAGGAATGATTGCCAATAAAGACTTTCAG GCAATTTCAAGGGAGGCAAAACAATATAACCTCGGAGAAGCAAGATATTATATAGTGGTAATATGGAGTGCAATAATTTGGCAATGCTTCTTTGTGGGTGCTGTTGGAGTTATTTACCTCTCATCTTCATTAATGTCTGGGGTTTTAATCGCAGTTTTACTGCCAGTTACTGAAGTATTaggtgtaattttttttaatgagaaATTTTCAGGTGAAAAAGGACTTTCTCTTTTCCTTTCTCTTTGGGGTTTTGTTTCATATTTCTATGGAGAGTTCAAGCAAACAAAGAAGCtgaagaataaaaatcaagaaaatgagatggcAAAGATGCAAAATGAGCATGTTTGA